A region from the Mustela erminea isolate mMusErm1 chromosome 10, mMusErm1.Pri, whole genome shotgun sequence genome encodes:
- the HES2 gene encoding transcription factor HES-2 isoform X1 produces the protein MGLPRRAGDPAELRKSLKPLLEKRRRARINASLRQLKGLILPLLGREVGAGALGGRGGSSGAQREEDGWLEGPSPKESASRLRVAQGAEPERGWRWRSVSFVRVSALPRGRAQSSRYSKLEKADILEMTVRFLQELPASSCTAAAPTTPDSYGEGYRACLARLARLLPAWRVLEPAVSARLLEHLRRRAAGTTPDGGRAGVSCGPPAPSPPPAPAPAPPAPPRGPGLGLWRPW, from the exons ATGGGGCTGCCACGGAGAGCCGGGGACCCGGCGGAGCTGCGCAAG AGCCTGAAGCCGCTGCTGGAGAAGCGCCGCCGCGCGCGCATCAACGCAAGCCTCAGGCAGCTCAAGGGGCTCATCCtgcccctgctgggcagggaggtgggtgcCGGGGCGCTCGGGGGCCGGGGTGGGAGCTCCGGGGCGCAGCGCGAGGAGGACGGGTGGCTTGAGGGGCCCTCGCCCAAGGAGTCGGCGAGCAGGCTCCGAGTGGCGCAGGGGGCCGAGCCGGAGCGGGGCTGGCGCTGGAGATCTGTCTCGTTTGTCCGTGTCTCTGCTCTCCCTCGTGGCCGGGCGCAGAGCTCCCGCTACTCGAAGCTGGAGAAGGCGGACATCCTGGAAATGACCGTGCGCTTCCTGCAGGAGCTGCCGGCGTCCTCCTGCACGGCCGCGGCGCCCA CGACCCCGGACAGCTACGGCGAGGGCTACCGCGCCTGCCTGGCTCGTCTGGCCCGCCTGCTGCCTGCCTGGCGCGTGCTGGAGCCCGCCGTGAGCGCCCGCCTCCTGGAGCACCTGCGGCGGAGGGCGGCCGGCACCACCCCCGACGGCGGGCGCGCTGGGGTCTCCTGCGGCCCGCCCGCGCCTTCCCCGCCGCCCGCACCTGcgcccgcgccgcccgcgccTCCCCGCGGCCCCGGCCTCGGCCTCTGGAGGCCCTGGTAG
- the HES2 gene encoding transcription factor HES-2 isoform X2, with product MGLPRRAGDPAELRKSLKPLLEKRRRARINASLRQLKGLILPLLGRESSRYSKLEKADILEMTVRFLQELPASSCTAAAPTTPDSYGEGYRACLARLARLLPAWRVLEPAVSARLLEHLRRRAAGTTPDGGRAGVSCGPPAPSPPPAPAPAPPAPPRGPGLGLWRPW from the exons ATGGGGCTGCCACGGAGAGCCGGGGACCCGGCGGAGCTGCGCAAG AGCCTGAAGCCGCTGCTGGAGAAGCGCCGCCGCGCGCGCATCAACGCAAGCCTCAGGCAGCTCAAGGGGCTCATCCtgcccctgctgggcagggag AGCTCCCGCTACTCGAAGCTGGAGAAGGCGGACATCCTGGAAATGACCGTGCGCTTCCTGCAGGAGCTGCCGGCGTCCTCCTGCACGGCCGCGGCGCCCA CGACCCCGGACAGCTACGGCGAGGGCTACCGCGCCTGCCTGGCTCGTCTGGCCCGCCTGCTGCCTGCCTGGCGCGTGCTGGAGCCCGCCGTGAGCGCCCGCCTCCTGGAGCACCTGCGGCGGAGGGCGGCCGGCACCACCCCCGACGGCGGGCGCGCTGGGGTCTCCTGCGGCCCGCCCGCGCCTTCCCCGCCGCCCGCACCTGcgcccgcgccgcccgcgccTCCCCGCGGCCCCGGCCTCGGCCTCTGGAGGCCCTGGTAG
- the HES2 gene encoding transcription factor HES-2 isoform X3: protein MGLPRRAGDPAELRKSLKPLLEKRRRARINASLRQLKGLILPLLGREELPASSCTAAAPTTPDSYGEGYRACLARLARLLPAWRVLEPAVSARLLEHLRRRAAGTTPDGGRAGVSCGPPAPSPPPAPAPAPPAPPRGPGLGLWRPW, encoded by the exons ATGGGGCTGCCACGGAGAGCCGGGGACCCGGCGGAGCTGCGCAAG AGCCTGAAGCCGCTGCTGGAGAAGCGCCGCCGCGCGCGCATCAACGCAAGCCTCAGGCAGCTCAAGGGGCTCATCCtgcccctgctgggcagggag GAGCTGCCGGCGTCCTCCTGCACGGCCGCGGCGCCCA CGACCCCGGACAGCTACGGCGAGGGCTACCGCGCCTGCCTGGCTCGTCTGGCCCGCCTGCTGCCTGCCTGGCGCGTGCTGGAGCCCGCCGTGAGCGCCCGCCTCCTGGAGCACCTGCGGCGGAGGGCGGCCGGCACCACCCCCGACGGCGGGCGCGCTGGGGTCTCCTGCGGCCCGCCCGCGCCTTCCCCGCCGCCCGCACCTGcgcccgcgccgcccgcgccTCCCCGCGGCCCCGGCCTCGGCCTCTGGAGGCCCTGGTAG
- the LOC116566871 gene encoding ubiquitin carboxyl-terminal hydrolase isozyme L1, whose product MQLKPMEINPEMLNKVLARLGVAGQWRFADVLGLEEEALGSVPAPACALLLLFPLTAQHENFRKKQIEELKGQAVSPKVYFMKQTIGNSCGTIGIIHAVANNQDKLEFEDGSVLKQFLSETEKLSPEDRAKCFEKNEAIQAAHDAVAQEGQCRVDDKVNFHFILFNNVDGHLYELDGRMPFPVNHGTSSEDSLLQDAAKVCREFTEREQGEVRFSAVALCKAA is encoded by the coding sequence ATGCAGCTCAAACCGATGGAGATTAACCCCGAGATGCTGAACAAAGTGCTGGCCCGGCTGGGGGTCGCCGGCCAGTGGCGCTTCGCGGACgtgctggggctggaggaggaggctcTGGGCTCGGTGCCAGCGCCAGCCTGcgcgctgctgctgctgtttcccCTCACGGCCCAGCATGAGAACTTCAGGAAAAAACAGATCGAAGAGCTGAAGGGACAAGCGGTCAGTCCTAAGGTGTATTTCATGAAGCAGACCATTGGCAACTCCTGTGGGACCATCGGGATCATCCATGCTGTGGCCAATAACCAAGACAAACTGGAGTTTGAGGATGGGTCCGTCCTGAAACAGTTTCTTTCGGAAACGGAGAAGCTGTCCCCTGAAGACCGAgcaaaatgctttgaaaagaaCGAGGCCATTCAGGCAGCCCATGATGCTGTGGCACAGGAAGGCCAATGTCGGGTAGACGACaaagtgaattttcattttattctgtttaacaACGTGGATGGCCATCTCTATGAACTTGATGGACGAATGCCTTTCCCGGTAAACCACGGCACCAGTTCAGAGGACTCCTTGCTGCAGGATGCTGCCAAGGTCTGCAGAGAATTCACGGAGCGTGAGCAAGGGGAGGTCCGCTTTTCTGCGGTGGCACTCTGCAAGGCGGCCTAA